Part of the Eshraghiella crossota genome is shown below.
AGTTGGTATTATTGTATGTCTTGTGGGACTTGGATTAATCAATATGAAATAGGAGCAAACATGTGTGTTATTTTTTATATAATAATTAGAATATAAAAGTATTTGAATTTATCGGAAAATTAATATTAGTGCCGATTTTTTATGTTATAATACAGATATGAATTTGGCAAAACGGAATTTGGAGGAAACTTATGAATATTTATGAAACATGTCCAACCTTAAAAAGTGAAAGGTTCATCCTTAGATTATTTCAAGATGAGGACTGTAATGATTTATTAAAAGTATATAGCGATAAAAATGCATTGCCATTTTTTAACAGCGATAATTGTGATGGAGATAATTTTTATTATGCAACAGAAGAAAGAATGGCAGAGGCTATCCGCTTTTGGCATATGGCATATGAAAACGGCTGGTTTGTCAGGCTTTCTATTGTTGATAAGTCAATATTAAGTGTAATTGGAACAGTAGAATTATGTG
Proteins encoded:
- a CDS encoding GNAT family N-acetyltransferase — encoded protein: MNIYETCPTLKSERFILRLFQDEDCNDLLKVYSDKNALPFFNSDNCDGDNFYYATEERMAEAIRFWHMAYENGWFVRLSIVDKSILSVIGTVELCVRVSEDEFNNMGIFRVDVRSDYEQEESLYDIFSLVTSKT